One region of Anaeromyxobacter paludicola genomic DNA includes:
- a CDS encoding ExbD/TolR family protein, translating into MGMAVGTKRPVTDINVTPLIDVVLVLLIIFMVLTPLAEKQMFTRVPEFEPPNQVVPPDSVPPDQTVLTLKADGRVMLNRQEMTLDQAAVLLAPLYKDRMSKVLFFNAEDGAKYGLAVKALDAAHAAGVNTIGMMTDAPSFGLPAAAAPAEGAPAPAPAQ; encoded by the coding sequence ATGGGAATGGCAGTCGGCACGAAGCGGCCGGTCACCGACATCAACGTCACGCCGCTCATCGACGTGGTGCTGGTGCTCCTCATCATCTTCATGGTGCTCACGCCGCTCGCGGAGAAGCAGATGTTCACGCGCGTGCCGGAGTTCGAGCCGCCGAACCAGGTGGTGCCGCCGGACTCGGTGCCGCCGGACCAGACCGTCCTCACGCTCAAGGCGGACGGCAGGGTGATGCTGAACCGGCAGGAGATGACGCTCGACCAGGCCGCCGTCCTGCTCGCGCCGCTCTACAAGGACCGCATGTCGAAGGTGCTGTTCTTCAACGCCGAGGACGGGGCCAAGTACGGCCTCGCCGTGAAGGCGCTCGACGCCGCCCACGCGGCCGGCGTGAACACCATCGGCATGATGACCGACGCCCCGTCGTTCGGGCTCCCGGCCGCCGCCGCGCCCGCCGAGGGCGCGCCCGCGCCGGCGCCGGCCCAGTAA
- the yhbY gene encoding ribosome assembly RNA-binding protein YhbY: MPAPTSPKKKSLMPTGPLRRQLRAAGHHLHPIVQVGKEGVTDAVVRQLNQALYDHELVKVKVGTESPEDRFEAAEALAREAEAQLAQILGRTLLVYKKHPEKPKFEAGPARPAAAKARPAATSKARPARKPAPRAKPKAARKPRR, encoded by the coding sequence GTGCCCGCTCCGACCAGCCCGAAGAAGAAGTCGCTCATGCCCACCGGTCCGCTGCGCCGCCAGCTCCGCGCCGCCGGCCACCACCTCCACCCGATCGTGCAGGTGGGCAAGGAGGGCGTGACCGACGCGGTGGTGCGCCAGCTCAACCAGGCGCTCTACGACCACGAGCTCGTGAAGGTGAAGGTCGGGACCGAGAGCCCGGAGGACCGCTTCGAGGCCGCCGAGGCGCTGGCCCGCGAGGCGGAGGCGCAGCTGGCGCAGATCCTCGGGCGCACGCTGCTCGTCTACAAGAAGCACCCCGAGAAGCCGAAGTTCGAGGCCGGCCCGGCGCGGCCCGCGGCGGCGAAGGCCCGCCCTGCCGCGACCTCCAAGGCCCGCCCGGCGCGCAAGCCGGCGCCGCGCGCGAAGCCGAAGGCCGCCCGCAAGCCGCGGCGGTAA
- a CDS encoding TonB-dependent receptor, translated as MRKRLLRLLWSAPLALLFAAGLASAQTTGSVIGVITDASTGKPVAGALVIATSPNLQGEQTAVTDGSGSYRITQLPPGQYKLAVQLEGFKPAERSDISIRLDKTIRANMAVVPEAVQMEEQVVKTGIAPVINVGSAETGTVVSKEFVANVPVGRDFQSTAIVTPGAQVDTYGISFNGATSPENSYILDGQNVTDPAYGVLGSNILTNFVEEVDVKSGSFMPEYGRTTAGIINVVTKSGSNEFHGSVFGNITPGFLSPSGTQVGRNGEAIARETTFNHGGYIADFGAELGGPIMKDKLWFYVGFAPTLHREVSRRYYQAAQQAFNADGTPTLDGNNKPVAKIDPNSGFAVTKELPGTSRYFNDDNNGYQLTSKLTYLFNENHSFTVSFYRAPSDRNYLTNANATESAGMTAYKENPNDLIGRYTGKFLDKHLVIEAQGGWHHQTTESDPKSYTVNGDVINQATTSQVIWQRTHDLQQFTGAIPGCETGAAGFTPCNVTNFWTGGYGFIETLKLDRYSGKVSATYLMELLGHHAWKAGVDIEQSRYDHAKTYSGGAIVRERTNALTASGTYRFQDYRQFGIASDDGSSIDTLGGTYALHVQSITNSRAYYIQDSWSILDTLTLNAGVRWETQDMYKNGSDFKNFNITDSIGPRVQAIWDFTGQGRGKVSANWGRFYEALPLDMGDRSFGGETQVRDYRNCTGVIDPKGDLSHVGGSPRLCPVMVGTASPFGQTYAPYSTPVVPVAPDLKAQYVDMFGGAVEYEILPDLSIGVTYEGRRLGRVIEDMSTNDGVNFFIANPAESKPFLVNAAGDKVVTSCPTNDCTKVDPSGGYSTDAVTGRVYFAKEPAPERKYDGITFEVKKNFSNHWLGQASYTYSSFRGNYPGLFRTENAQLDPNILSEYDLPSLLPNKNGPLPGDKPHQIKLYGAYIWDLTKKLNVTTGAAFRAQSGTPINVLGAHPDYGNGEAFILPRGSGGRTPFNTQLDLLGSVDYVIAAPYTLKFTVSVFNVLNKQETLNVDQNYTFDSVQPIVGGQCSSRNGASSKDPIAGVQADCPDIKYLTTTDGRPVTPNKNYGRPANAPAPTYGYAPPAYQVPLQVRLGVALTF; from the coding sequence ATGAGGAAGAGGTTGCTGCGCCTCCTGTGGAGTGCGCCGCTCGCGCTGCTGTTCGCGGCCGGGCTCGCCTCCGCACAAACCACCGGCTCTGTGATCGGCGTGATCACGGACGCTTCCACCGGCAAGCCGGTGGCGGGCGCCCTGGTCATCGCGACGAGCCCCAACCTTCAGGGTGAGCAGACCGCCGTCACGGATGGCAGCGGCAGCTACCGCATCACCCAGCTCCCGCCGGGTCAGTACAAGCTGGCCGTCCAGCTCGAGGGCTTCAAGCCCGCGGAGCGCTCCGACATCTCCATCCGCCTCGACAAGACCATCCGGGCCAACATGGCCGTGGTCCCTGAGGCGGTCCAGATGGAGGAGCAGGTCGTCAAGACCGGCATCGCCCCCGTCATCAACGTGGGCAGCGCCGAGACCGGCACCGTCGTCTCGAAGGAGTTCGTCGCCAACGTCCCGGTGGGCCGCGACTTCCAGTCCACCGCGATCGTGACCCCGGGCGCCCAGGTCGACACCTACGGCATCAGCTTCAACGGCGCCACCTCCCCCGAGAACAGCTACATCCTCGACGGTCAGAACGTGACCGACCCGGCCTACGGCGTCCTCGGCTCCAACATCCTCACGAACTTCGTCGAGGAGGTGGACGTCAAGTCCGGCTCCTTCATGCCGGAGTACGGCCGCACCACCGCCGGCATCATCAACGTCGTCACCAAGTCGGGCTCGAACGAGTTCCACGGCTCGGTGTTCGGCAACATCACCCCCGGCTTCCTCTCGCCGTCCGGCACGCAGGTCGGCCGCAACGGTGAGGCGATCGCCCGCGAGACCACCTTCAATCACGGCGGCTACATCGCCGACTTCGGCGCCGAGTTGGGCGGTCCGATCATGAAGGACAAGCTCTGGTTCTACGTCGGCTTCGCCCCCACGCTGCACCGCGAGGTGAGCCGCCGGTACTACCAGGCCGCGCAGCAGGCCTTCAACGCGGACGGCACGCCGACCCTCGACGGCAACAACAAGCCGGTCGCCAAGATCGACCCGAACAGCGGGTTCGCGGTCACGAAGGAGCTCCCGGGCACCAGCCGGTACTTCAACGACGACAACAACGGGTACCAGCTCACCAGCAAGCTGACCTACCTGTTCAACGAGAACCACAGCTTCACGGTCTCGTTCTACCGGGCGCCCTCCGACCGCAACTATCTCACCAACGCCAACGCCACCGAGTCGGCCGGCATGACGGCGTACAAGGAGAACCCGAACGACCTCATCGGCCGGTACACGGGCAAGTTCCTCGACAAGCACCTCGTCATCGAGGCGCAGGGCGGCTGGCACCACCAGACCACCGAGAGCGACCCGAAGAGCTACACGGTCAACGGTGACGTCATCAACCAGGCCACCACGTCGCAGGTGATCTGGCAGCGCACGCACGACCTGCAGCAGTTCACCGGGGCGATCCCGGGCTGCGAGACCGGCGCCGCCGGGTTCACGCCCTGCAACGTCACCAACTTCTGGACGGGCGGCTACGGCTTCATCGAGACTCTCAAGCTCGACCGCTACTCGGGCAAGGTGTCGGCCACCTACCTGATGGAGCTCCTCGGCCACCACGCCTGGAAGGCCGGCGTGGACATCGAGCAGTCCCGCTACGACCACGCCAAGACCTACTCCGGCGGCGCCATCGTCCGCGAGCGCACCAACGCGCTCACCGCGAGCGGCACCTACCGGTTCCAGGACTACCGCCAGTTCGGCATCGCGTCGGACGACGGCTCCTCGATCGACACGCTGGGCGGCACCTACGCCCTCCACGTGCAGTCGATCACCAACAGCCGCGCCTACTACATCCAGGACAGCTGGTCGATCCTGGACACCCTGACCCTCAACGCCGGCGTGCGATGGGAGACCCAGGACATGTACAAGAACGGCTCGGACTTCAAGAACTTCAACATCACGGACAGCATCGGTCCGCGCGTGCAGGCCATCTGGGACTTCACCGGCCAGGGCCGCGGCAAGGTGTCGGCGAACTGGGGCCGCTTCTACGAGGCCCTCCCGCTCGACATGGGCGACCGCTCCTTCGGCGGTGAGACCCAGGTCCGCGACTACCGCAACTGCACCGGCGTCATCGATCCCAAGGGCGACCTGAGCCACGTGGGCGGCTCGCCGCGCCTCTGCCCGGTGATGGTCGGCACCGCCTCCCCGTTCGGCCAGACCTACGCCCCGTACTCCACCCCGGTGGTGCCGGTGGCGCCGGACCTCAAGGCCCAGTACGTCGACATGTTCGGCGGCGCCGTCGAGTACGAGATCCTCCCCGACCTCTCGATCGGCGTCACCTACGAGGGCCGTCGCCTCGGCCGCGTCATCGAGGACATGTCCACCAACGACGGCGTGAACTTCTTCATCGCCAACCCGGCCGAGTCGAAGCCGTTCCTCGTGAACGCGGCGGGCGACAAGGTGGTCACCTCCTGCCCGACCAACGACTGCACCAAGGTCGACCCGTCCGGCGGCTACTCGACCGACGCCGTCACCGGCCGCGTCTACTTCGCGAAGGAGCCCGCTCCCGAGCGCAAGTACGACGGCATCACGTTCGAGGTGAAGAAGAACTTCTCGAACCACTGGCTCGGCCAGGCGAGCTACACCTACAGCTCGTTCCGCGGCAACTACCCGGGCCTCTTCCGCACCGAGAACGCCCAGCTCGACCCGAACATCCTGTCGGAGTACGACCTCCCGTCGCTGCTCCCGAACAAGAACGGTCCGCTGCCGGGTGACAAGCCGCACCAGATCAAGCTGTACGGCGCGTACATCTGGGATCTCACCAAGAAGCTGAACGTGACCACCGGCGCGGCCTTCCGCGCCCAGAGCGGCACGCCGATCAACGTCCTCGGCGCGCACCCCGACTACGGCAACGGCGAGGCCTTCATCCTGCCCCGCGGCTCCGGCGGCCGGACCCCGTTCAACACGCAGCTCGACCTGCTCGGCAGCGTCGACTACGTGATCGCGGCGCCGTACACGCTCAAGTTCACCGTGTCGGTGTTCAACGTCCTCAACAAGCAGGAGACGCTGAACGTCGACCAGAACTACACGTTCGACTCCGTCCAGCCGATCGTCGGCGGCCAGTGCTCCAGCCGGAACGGCGCCTCGTCGAAGGATCCGATCGCCGGCGTGCAGGCCGACTGCCCCGACATCAAGTACCTCACCACCACCGACGGCCGCCCGGTCACGCCGAACAAGAACTACGGCCGCCCGGCCAACGCCCCGGCGCCGACGTACGGCTACGCCCCGCCGGCGTACCAGGTCCCGCTGCAGGTCCGCCTCGGCGTGGCCCTGACCTTCTAG
- a CDS encoding DnaJ domain-containing protein encodes MSSKPPPPPPGPPPVLERSTEAPDPAGSAAGAAPSFGAAVSPAAALAAALPWEGSLAEASALHLCYLAAAAQASGRLRLAVGRAQVALVFRRGNVEHAVSTDPADDLGAFLVRRGVVRREAVEAARSGPAGVHADLVGALAAARWLDPAASFPLLQEHGISVVARAVGLEQGAARFEPGVAPPPSSFQLGPRWAVLCSAARRIDPAAARRLLGPRIDRAAGRSGGRVELQSLALTAQEARIAGLFDGRLSPAELAAAHPADAELVIRVALLLAETELLTFGAARPPVASATAPAPASAASRPPPASPASSAVAARPPPAAPAPSADAARPPPAAPERSPSPPGGEGKGGAASPALRPGSTPGPVTPASSPAPGPAKPAATPPPPRASAPASPPRRAESVPELQAVLARLAKADHFEALGVKPDAPTAQIKVAYFKLAKRYHPDAAAPGEPAEARQLRADVFARVGEAWGVLGDEAKRAAYVERQKAGAAEVDVMAILQAENLFQTATVLVRNRKYEEASAKLDEAIALNAKEPEFQVWKAWVEFLLAPDKRRQREVSTAVMEAALKKAPMCMPGYLFMGQMAKLTGDAVAAERCYKRGLAQDPDQTDLQRELKYLRK; translated from the coding sequence GTGTCGTCGAAGCCACCGCCCCCGCCGCCCGGCCCGCCTCCCGTCCTCGAGCGCTCGACGGAGGCGCCGGACCCGGCGGGGAGCGCGGCCGGCGCGGCGCCCTCCTTCGGGGCCGCGGTGAGCCCGGCGGCGGCCCTCGCCGCCGCGCTCCCGTGGGAGGGGTCGCTCGCCGAGGCGAGCGCCCTCCACCTCTGCTACCTCGCGGCCGCCGCCCAGGCGAGCGGGCGGCTGCGGCTCGCCGTGGGGCGGGCGCAGGTCGCGCTCGTCTTCCGGCGCGGCAACGTGGAGCACGCCGTCTCCACCGACCCGGCCGACGACCTCGGCGCCTTCCTGGTCCGCCGCGGCGTGGTGCGCCGCGAGGCGGTCGAGGCGGCCCGCTCCGGCCCGGCCGGCGTCCACGCCGACCTCGTGGGCGCGCTCGCGGCGGCCCGCTGGCTCGACCCGGCCGCGAGCTTCCCGCTCCTGCAGGAGCACGGGATCTCGGTGGTGGCCCGCGCCGTCGGCCTCGAGCAGGGCGCGGCCCGCTTCGAGCCGGGCGTCGCCCCGCCGCCGTCGTCCTTCCAGCTCGGCCCGCGCTGGGCCGTGCTCTGCTCGGCCGCGCGCCGCATCGACCCCGCCGCGGCGCGCCGGCTCCTCGGCCCCCGGATCGACCGCGCCGCCGGCCGGAGCGGCGGGCGGGTGGAGCTGCAGTCGCTGGCGCTCACGGCCCAGGAGGCCCGGATCGCCGGGCTCTTCGACGGCCGCCTGAGCCCCGCCGAGCTGGCCGCGGCCCACCCGGCGGACGCCGAGCTGGTCATCCGGGTGGCGCTGCTGCTCGCCGAGACCGAGCTGCTCACGTTCGGCGCGGCGCGCCCCCCCGTCGCGAGCGCCACGGCGCCGGCGCCCGCCTCCGCGGCCTCGCGCCCGCCGCCCGCCTCGCCCGCGTCTTCCGCCGTCGCCGCGCGACCTCCGCCCGCCGCGCCCGCGCCGTCCGCCGACGCGGCGCGGCCTCCGCCCGCCGCGCCCGAGAGGTCCCCCTCCCCGCCGGGCGGGGAGGGCAAGGGAGGGGCGGCCAGCCCAGCCCTGCGGCCCGGCTCCACGCCCGGGCCGGTCACCCCGGCCTCTTCCCCGGCGCCGGGGCCCGCGAAGCCCGCCGCCACCCCGCCCCCTCCTCGCGCCTCCGCCCCCGCCTCCCCACCGCGCCGGGCCGAGTCGGTCCCCGAGCTCCAGGCGGTGCTGGCCCGGCTCGCCAAGGCGGACCACTTCGAGGCGCTCGGGGTGAAGCCCGACGCGCCGACGGCGCAGATCAAGGTCGCCTACTTCAAGCTCGCGAAGCGCTACCACCCCGACGCCGCGGCCCCCGGCGAGCCGGCGGAGGCGCGGCAGCTCCGCGCCGACGTCTTCGCGCGGGTGGGCGAGGCCTGGGGCGTGCTCGGGGACGAGGCGAAGCGCGCCGCCTACGTGGAGCGTCAGAAGGCCGGGGCCGCGGAGGTGGACGTGATGGCCATCCTCCAGGCCGAGAACCTCTTCCAGACCGCGACCGTCCTCGTGCGCAACCGCAAGTACGAGGAGGCCTCCGCCAAGCTCGACGAGGCGATCGCGCTCAACGCCAAGGAGCCCGAGTTCCAGGTCTGGAAGGCCTGGGTGGAGTTCCTGCTCGCCCCCGACAAGCGGCGGCAGCGGGAGGTCTCCACGGCGGTGATGGAGGCGGCCCTCAAGAAGGCCCCGATGTGCATGCCGGGGTACCTGTTCATGGGCCAGATGGCGAAGCTCACCGGGGATGCGGTGGCCGCCGAACGGTGCTACAAGCGCGGCCTCGCCCAGGATCCCGACCAGACCGACCTGCAGCGCGAGCTCAAGTACCTGAGGAAGTGA
- a CDS encoding MotA/TolQ/ExbB proton channel family protein, whose product MSLPLLSSINHLVLAAEAAPQMSFDLVHMWHTMGPFAKGIAGVLGVMSIYSLGVMGERLVTYARAASASRNFAVQLPGMLKDGKYGDAVALSKKLGRGHISKVLGLAIEEYERGVEINAKGGQAGMGDFDVVAAVNRAVDRSSQRTIADLRRGLGALATVGSTAPFVGLLGTVAGIITAFQAMAATGSGGLGSVSAGIAEALVTTAFGLLVAIPAVMMFNYLTNRVEDMTVDINDSANELVDYFLKEGHTDAAAK is encoded by the coding sequence ATGTCGCTTCCTCTGCTCTCTTCGATCAACCACCTCGTGCTCGCCGCCGAGGCCGCGCCGCAGATGTCGTTCGACCTCGTGCACATGTGGCACACGATGGGCCCCTTCGCGAAGGGCATCGCCGGCGTGCTCGGCGTCATGAGCATCTACTCGCTCGGCGTGATGGGCGAGCGGCTCGTCACCTACGCCCGGGCCGCCTCCGCCTCGCGCAACTTCGCGGTGCAGCTGCCCGGCATGCTGAAGGACGGCAAGTACGGTGACGCGGTCGCCCTCTCCAAGAAGCTCGGGCGCGGCCACATCTCCAAGGTGCTCGGCCTCGCCATCGAGGAGTACGAGCGCGGCGTGGAGATCAACGCCAAGGGCGGCCAGGCCGGCATGGGCGACTTCGACGTCGTCGCCGCCGTGAACCGCGCCGTGGACCGCTCCAGCCAGCGCACCATCGCCGACCTCCGCCGCGGCCTCGGCGCCCTCGCGACCGTCGGCTCCACCGCCCCGTTCGTCGGGCTGCTCGGCACCGTGGCCGGCATCATCACCGCCTTCCAGGCGATGGCCGCCACCGGCTCCGGCGGTCTCGGCTCGGTCTCGGCCGGCATCGCGGAGGCCCTCGTGACCACCGCGTTCGGCCTCCTCGTCGCCATCCCCGCCGTGATGATGTTCAACTACCTGACCAACCGGGTGGAGGACATGACGGTGGACATCAACGACTCGGCCAACGAGCTCGTCGACTACTTCCTCAAGGAAGGCCACACCGACGCGGCGGCGAAGTAG
- a CDS encoding energy transducer TonB: MFEEVTKREGGKNAARRGAYVLGSTAFQAFLIFAIITISARIAAKVAEGPLVPVKIMKSAPPPPPPPPPPPARKKSTPKPKTDTPKPRPNPMAMVQPKEIQELKPPNPNEPPEEDDSGSDEGVEGGVIGGVVGGQTAQSQGGGGVEDAPHYATNGYQKPAQVRANCVQSSVRIPRDLAGFVSSAPVVVQFAIRPDGSPTRLTMKTPVPDPRIEQAIWNAIQGCQWVPGKDARGTPVSIWVIMPFRFTGG; the protein is encoded by the coding sequence GTGTTCGAAGAAGTCACGAAGCGAGAGGGCGGTAAGAACGCTGCCCGCCGGGGCGCCTACGTCCTCGGCTCCACGGCCTTTCAGGCGTTCCTGATCTTCGCCATCATCACCATCTCGGCGCGCATCGCCGCCAAGGTGGCCGAGGGGCCGCTGGTCCCGGTGAAGATCATGAAGTCGGCGCCGCCCCCGCCGCCGCCCCCGCCTCCCCCGCCGGCGCGCAAGAAGAGCACCCCCAAGCCGAAGACCGATACTCCGAAGCCGCGCCCGAACCCGATGGCGATGGTGCAGCCGAAGGAGATCCAGGAGCTCAAGCCGCCGAACCCGAACGAGCCTCCCGAGGAGGACGACTCCGGCTCGGACGAGGGCGTCGAGGGCGGCGTGATCGGCGGCGTGGTCGGCGGCCAGACGGCCCAGAGCCAGGGCGGCGGCGGCGTCGAGGACGCGCCGCACTACGCGACCAACGGCTACCAGAAGCCGGCCCAGGTCCGGGCCAACTGCGTCCAGAGCTCCGTGCGCATCCCGCGCGACCTCGCCGGGTTCGTCTCCTCCGCGCCGGTGGTGGTGCAGTTCGCCATCCGCCCGGACGGCAGCCCCACCCGCCTCACCATGAAGACCCCGGTGCCGGATCCGCGCATCGAGCAGGCGATCTGGAACGCCATCCAGGGCTGCCAGTGGGTCCCGGGCAAGGACGCCCGCGGCACCCCGGTCAGCATCTGGGTCATCATGCCCTTCCGCTTCACCGGCGGGTAA
- a CDS encoding putative metallopeptidase: protein MPVTVNMTLAVKRLIRDAAAKLPELAHIRSTRILVVAGEARRASRATIRPAHFKETRGRRSGAGHRKPLVQVRGRKILYVITLRPLWFLSSTPEERIATILHELYHVSTRFDGTLHRARRHSQMPRATYNRRVRALRDRYLSRADAELLAPFAHSGTVRARMWLERPAGAYREGEYQGRRVYTEKQLFLGLMPMRASPGRPRRRRAE, encoded by the coding sequence GTGCCGGTGACGGTCAACATGACGCTGGCGGTGAAGCGGCTCATCCGCGACGCCGCCGCGAAGCTGCCGGAGCTGGCCCACATCCGGTCGACCCGGATCCTGGTGGTGGCCGGCGAGGCGCGCCGCGCGTCGCGCGCCACCATCCGCCCGGCGCACTTCAAGGAGACCCGCGGCCGCCGCAGCGGCGCCGGCCACCGCAAGCCGCTCGTGCAGGTGCGCGGCCGCAAGATCCTCTACGTGATCACGCTCCGGCCGCTCTGGTTCCTCTCCTCCACGCCGGAGGAGCGGATCGCCACCATCCTCCACGAGCTCTACCACGTGAGCACGCGCTTCGACGGCACGCTCCACCGGGCGCGGCGCCACTCGCAGATGCCGCGCGCCACCTACAACCGCCGCGTGCGCGCCCTGCGCGATCGCTACCTCTCGCGCGCCGACGCCGAGCTCCTCGCGCCGTTCGCCCACTCCGGCACGGTGCGCGCGCGCATGTGGCTCGAGCGCCCCGCCGGCGCCTACCGCGAGGGCGAGTACCAGGGGCGCCGCGTCTACACCGAGAAGCAGCTCTTCCTCGGGCTCATGCCCATGCGCGCGTCGCCCGGCCGGCCGCGGCGGCGGCGCGCCGAGTAG
- a CDS encoding ExbD/TolR family protein — protein sequence MSMDVGGKGVKSEINVTPLVDVVLVLLIIFMVITPMLQRGKAVQLPSARYVSELKSGGDPILLSVTKDGRLWIDKKEFTKQNLADGLTAEMAAMPGAPIIVKGDQDADYKTIREVILEVSKTRVMGVSLAASEIKEKK from the coding sequence ATGTCGATGGACGTAGGTGGCAAGGGCGTCAAGAGCGAGATCAACGTCACGCCGCTCGTCGACGTCGTGCTCGTGCTGCTCATCATCTTCATGGTGATCACCCCCATGCTCCAGCGGGGCAAGGCGGTGCAGCTCCCGAGCGCGAGGTACGTCTCCGAGCTCAAGAGCGGCGGCGATCCGATCCTGCTCTCCGTCACGAAGGACGGCCGGCTCTGGATCGACAAGAAGGAGTTCACCAAGCAGAACCTGGCCGACGGGCTCACCGCCGAGATGGCCGCCATGCCGGGCGCCCCGATCATCGTCAAGGGTGACCAGGACGCGGACTACAAGACCATCCGCGAGGTGATCCTCGAGGTCTCGAAGACGCGGGTGATGGGCGTCTCGCTCGCCGCGTCCGAGATCAAGGAGAAGAAGTAG
- a CDS encoding RluA family pseudouridine synthase, with protein sequence MRKELRLPLTAQGRLDRALADALGLGRAAVKAAFAAGEVRVRGRRARASDPASPGALVELEVEEPAGPPAPEPELPLAVLAEGPRWLVVDKPPGVPTHPLAAEEGGTLANAVVARYPECAAASPDPREGGAVQRLDLETSGCVLFARDPEAWEALREQFHARSIEKVYRALVVGRVPSGGVCSVPLAQRGGRVVAVPDPLAPSAQRAGQGRPREAETHYEVERAFAAHTLLAVRIVTGVMHQIRAHLAFLGHPVLGDGLYGGVAAEMPLTSRHYLHAARVGFARPEDGVRQVVESPLPRDFEAMLERLPPP encoded by the coding sequence ATGCGCAAGGAGCTCAGGCTTCCCCTCACCGCCCAGGGCCGGCTCGACCGCGCCCTCGCCGACGCGCTCGGCCTGGGGCGCGCCGCCGTGAAGGCCGCCTTCGCCGCGGGCGAGGTCCGGGTCCGGGGCCGGCGCGCCCGCGCCAGCGATCCCGCCTCGCCGGGCGCCCTCGTCGAGCTCGAGGTGGAGGAGCCGGCGGGGCCGCCCGCGCCCGAGCCGGAGCTGCCGCTCGCCGTGCTCGCCGAGGGGCCGCGCTGGCTCGTGGTGGACAAGCCGCCCGGCGTCCCGACCCACCCGCTCGCGGCCGAGGAGGGCGGCACGCTCGCCAACGCCGTGGTGGCGCGCTACCCCGAGTGCGCCGCCGCCTCGCCGGATCCGCGCGAGGGCGGGGCGGTGCAGCGGCTCGACCTCGAGACCTCGGGCTGCGTGCTCTTCGCCCGCGACCCGGAGGCGTGGGAGGCCCTGCGCGAGCAGTTCCACGCCCGCTCCATCGAGAAGGTCTACCGGGCGCTCGTGGTGGGGCGCGTGCCCTCGGGCGGCGTCTGCTCGGTGCCGCTGGCGCAGCGCGGGGGGCGGGTGGTGGCGGTGCCCGACCCGCTGGCGCCGTCGGCGCAGCGCGCGGGCCAGGGGCGGCCGCGCGAGGCCGAGACGCACTACGAGGTGGAGCGGGCCTTCGCGGCCCACACGCTCCTCGCCGTCCGCATCGTCACCGGCGTGATGCACCAGATCCGCGCCCACCTCGCCTTCCTCGGCCACCCGGTGCTCGGCGACGGGCTCTACGGCGGGGTCGCGGCGGAGATGCCGCTCACCAGCCGTCACTACCTCCACGCCGCGCGCGTCGGGTTCGCGCGCCCGGAGGACGGGGTGCGGCAGGTGGTGGAGAGCCCGCTCCCGCGCGACTTCGAGGCGATGCTGGAGCGGCTGCCCCCTCCCTAG
- a CDS encoding 6-phosphofructokinase gives MKVAILTGGGDCPGLNAVIRAVVRRGEQHGLEFTGVRDGWRGLLANDHFRLTRDAVSGILHLGGTILGTSRTNPFKSEGGPERVLETLERNHLQAVVAIGGEDTLGVAKKFFDMGVKVVGCPKTIDNDLSGTDYTFGFDTAVTIATEAIDRLHTTAEAHSRVIVCEVMGRHAGHIALHSGMAGGADVILIPERPIDLDEVAAHVLARQARGRRFSIVVVAEGAQIQRGKDEVQDRELDQFGHVRLGGIANVLAAEIEKRTGIETRTTVLGHIQRGGSPTARDRVLGTRYGVFAADLVRDRRFGQMAALRGDAIVGVSLEEATRDLHLVDPALYDVAAVFFG, from the coding sequence ATGAAGGTGGCGATCCTGACCGGCGGCGGAGACTGCCCCGGCCTCAACGCGGTGATCCGGGCGGTGGTCCGCCGCGGCGAGCAGCACGGCCTCGAGTTCACGGGGGTGCGCGACGGCTGGCGGGGCCTCCTCGCCAACGATCACTTCCGGCTCACCCGCGACGCCGTCTCCGGCATCCTCCACCTCGGAGGCACCATCCTCGGCACCTCGCGCACCAACCCGTTCAAGTCGGAGGGCGGCCCGGAGCGCGTCCTCGAGACGCTGGAGCGGAACCACCTCCAGGCGGTGGTGGCCATCGGCGGCGAGGACACGCTCGGGGTGGCCAAGAAGTTCTTCGACATGGGCGTGAAGGTGGTCGGCTGCCCCAAGACCATCGACAACGACCTCTCCGGCACCGACTACACCTTCGGCTTCGACACCGCGGTGACCATCGCCACCGAGGCCATCGACCGGCTGCACACCACCGCCGAGGCCCACAGCCGCGTCATCGTCTGCGAGGTGATGGGCCGCCACGCCGGCCACATCGCGCTGCACAGCGGGATGGCCGGCGGCGCCGACGTGATCCTCATCCCCGAGCGGCCCATCGACCTCGACGAGGTGGCCGCGCACGTGCTCGCCCGCCAGGCGCGGGGCCGGCGCTTCTCGATCGTGGTGGTCGCCGAGGGGGCGCAGATCCAGCGGGGCAAGGACGAGGTGCAGGACCGGGAGCTCGACCAGTTCGGCCACGTCCGGCTGGGCGGGATCGCCAACGTCCTCGCCGCCGAGATCGAGAAGCGCACCGGCATCGAGACCCGCACCACCGTGCTCGGCCACATCCAGCGGGGCGGCTCGCCGACGGCGCGCGACCGCGTGCTCGGGACGCGCTACGGCGTGTTCGCCGCCGACCTCGTCCGCGACCGGCGCTTCGGTCAGATGGCGGCCCTCCGGGGCGACGCCATCGTCGGCGTGTCGCTCGAGGAGGCGACCCGCGACCTCCACCTCGTGGACCCGGCGCTCTACGACGTCGCCGCGGTCTTCTTCGGGTAG